One Cardiocondyla obscurior isolate alpha-2009 linkage group LG09, Cobs3.1, whole genome shotgun sequence genomic window, GGATATAAATCGGCGCGGCTgagcccgtgcctggcgcccaaacATTGCATTCGTGTAAGAtcccgccgtcccgcgccgggatACGGCCGAGGCaccgcgacccctcctccctccctacccCTCGTGTCACGACGGTGCACGGATTTTCGTCCGTGCACGGCCGTCTCTTTTTGATCGCGACTGTCTCCCTCGCGGACGAGGGAAGATGTCGTGACAGTACTTTAtagcttttataaaaaaatgttacaattgGACGAAGCATTAACTTGTGGTGAAGTTGATaaactaaagaaaattataagttCAGTACAAGAAAAAGCAGATATGTACAAGCATCAGCAAACTGATATAATCATGAGCgatgatgatattatttttaaatatcaaaatgcgtttaaagctTTAAAGAAACGTTCTGTTGATACAccacgatatatttgtatatcgtgtgaaagactttgttacaagacaaatatttctaaagttaataataaaattcaaacacGTAGAAATAATCCAATTTGGAATGATTTAATGGCAtatatagagaaagaaaaaattaattctgaataCATATGTCGttattgtgataaaaaatttcgtagcGGTTTGTTGCCTCCTTATTacattctaaataatttacttgcaAATAATGTACCCGAGTGTATATCGTCTCTTAacgaatttgagaaaatactcATACAGAGAGCTAAAGCTTTTCAGACTGTGGTGAAAATGGGAACAGTTTTTCATGAAGTTATTCctgaaagacaaaaaatacaaaaggtTAAAGattcaactttttatttaccaCTTCCTCtagaaaaaacttttaataaattatgtgcaAAAACTGatccgataaatttaaattccgaATTGTGTATTTTAGTTCGAAATATTCCAACTAAGTCAAAAGTTATTTGGGAAGATTtagtaaatttaagaaaaatatatcaagcttCAAAATGGCTGACAGAacgtaactttttatattctggaATCGTATTGCCTGATACtcataatcaattaaatttaggaaattttaataatgtaaaattttatgttgaagaaacagaaaataatacagaagcttcatttaatgaagaatgtaaattgttaaatgatttaaatttacgaacgcaagagatgaaaaattgtctagaaaataaattacctcAGCACAAGGCTATGTTAACTCAAAAAGATGACAGTGACAGTTACTACGaacaatatactatatatccattatatgaaaaaaaaagaaaataaaactgctaCTGCTTTatatcaaatgttaaaaattcaaaatgttcctttggataatcgtgaaaagaatttggatttgatgtgttttccagatttatatcCATTCGGTAAAAATGGTCAATATGATGAAGAAAGGCCGATCAAACTTCAAAAgcatgaatatattaaatgtcgtttgaCGTCTAAGTATCCACAATTTAGATTGAATCAACagtacttattttatttgttacatagggcaaatattcgtcagttaaatcgtggaatttatcataaaatgaatataattgattcaCGAAGCCGTTATACGGCTGTTGAATATTTAGAAGCTATGTCGAAAGAATTGTTGAAGTCTAATTTAAATGCTATATTCTCTGCACTTCGAAATACAGAGCAATATTGGCGTCGACCGAGAAGCGATTTAGATTGTATGACACGACATTATGGACCTGCAACATGGTTCTTAACGTTAAGTCCTAGTGAATGGTTATGGGAcgatttaggtgaatatattcGCGAAGTTAATGGATGGCAAGATTGTTCATTGAGTACCAGTGTACTTGTTGCTAAAGATCCTATATCAACATCCAGATTTTTGGAcaataaatttcgagcgatgatagattttatttgttcgaaagattttccgatCGGAGAAGTAACGCACTATTTTTGGCGACGAGAATATCAAAGTAGAGGTATACAACAtttccatttattaatttggataaaaaatgcgccaatttttggagaatcttctgtagaagtttcaaaatttattttacaatacattAGTTGCAAGAAGCCAGATGAAAATATTGCACCATTATTGTACAGTCGTGTTGATAAGCATCAACAACACAGACATAATGATTACTGTCTACGTTcaaaaaaagtaggacgaaaAGTTGTTCGTAGGTGTCGTTTCGGATTTCCACGACCTGTTactaaaatattgtatatgaGAAATGTAGCAACTGCAATAGCAGGtagaaagcaattgaaacataaaagtagattGTATGATCTTCCTCGAACGAAAGATGaagttgatattaatgattataatcccGTGCTCCTTACTGCATGGGAAAGAAAtatggatatacaatttattggtgAAAAGTCGACATTATTAACATGGTATATTACtaagtatgtaaataaagcaggaAAAAGTGAATTGTCTGACTTTAATCTTGAGaattgtaagaataataaaagtaaatcatTGGCCAGTGTTCTTTGGAATTATAGTTTACGATTTTTAACTAATAGAGAATGTGGAGCTCTTGAAGCTGCAGATACATTATTAAGTATTCCTTTATATGGAACAGATTGTAATACAACTATTAAATGGTTGAATGTTAATCGTATacgacagaaaaaattaaaaagtcgtaaagaGATTGAAGCTCTAGATGAAGAAtccacagatttattttgttcGGCTTTAGTAGATGATTATTATCCAAATAGAGTGGAAGAATTGGAATCAGTGTCTCTTTACGAGTTCGCACAGTGGTATGATGTCACGACAACTGAGCCAAAgaacaatttaattgaatattataaaatagacagtagtcattttcttaaacgaagaCAACGAGCATGTcttattaatcattataaatacaatgttgaaacacagcctgaagattatttcttttctttacttcttatgtttaaaccatggcgaaatttaaacaatcttaaagataattttgacACTTATGCGgaagcatttgaaaaagcaaaattacatcttacagaggcattgcaatatcacgaaaaagtacaagaattgcaaaaagcatttgaaaatgcaaaacagttgGTTCAGCAAACCGATgaagaattacaacaaaagaatGTGTCTCAGGATGATCCTGATAATCCAATCGGCATTCAAAATATAGAAGTTGGTGAAGCGAtgcaagattttaaaaatcttggTGAAAAAACAGATAAGAATATCGATGTTTCTGACAtgatagcaaaattaaatgctgATCAACTAAGAGTATTTGATAGAGTCACTGATACTGTAAGGTCGAATGCTTCGATATTACGCTTATATGTCAGTGGAGAAGGTGAAAGTGgtaaaagtttcttaattaaaacaattaaatgttggATTAAACAGAATCTCAACAAAGATACCGCTTTAACAGCACCTACTGGTATAGCAGCGTTTAATATTGATGGTTTGACAGTTCATAGATTACTTCAATTACCTGTTGAACGTGGTCAGACTCCAAAGTACAAACCATTGTCTACTCATGtgttaaaagttttacgaacTGAACTCAAAAATGTTGttctctttataattaatgaagtGTCAATGATATCCAATTTGACTTTATGGTATATACATCTTCGATTAActgaaatatttgatacaaatgaCATTGAAGATGGTTGGTTCGGTAAAAaacacattcttttatttgacGATTTACTTCAATTGCCTCCTGTACGTGaagattacatttttatgcaattGTCAAATGACAAATTTAACAAATGCGTTGGTTCATTAACTGCTATTAATTTGTGGACTATGTTATTTCATTacgatgaattaattattaatatgcgtCAGCAAGAAGACGATACTTATAGGCAATTGTTGTCGAGAATTCGTATTGGTTCATTAACAAAGTTTGATTATGccgtacttaaaaataaaaaaatatctttcaaagGTAATTCTTTGGAATCCAGATTAAAGGAATTAtgtgattatattaataattgttcatcgAATATTGTTTGTCTATTGCCTACACGTCATATGTGTGACACTCTTAATAAAGCTATGTTAAGTTGCACTGATTCGAAAGAGATATTACTAATTGCTAAAGATGCAATTGACTGtacttcatatttaaaaaaaaaagtattaaaagtattatcaaataatgacgatgatagttctaaaactgctggactttcaaaagaaattgtaattaaaattggagcaaAAGTTATGATAAGGCGTAATATTGATGCTACTTTGGGTCTGGTAAACGGTACAATAGCTACAGTAGTTTCAATTGTACGAGATATATCTACCGATTGTGtagaaaaaatcaaattacttttaccttcaggattagaatatttgattaaaagaGTGAACGTCAAATTTGAAGTGGTGGATAAAGCATTTGttgtaagaaaacaatttccacTGTGTTTGAGTTATGGAATAACTATTCATAAAAGTCAAGGATTGAGTTTACAGAGTGCTGTTATTGACATAGgcaattgtatatttaattgcggTCAAACTTATGTAGCATTATCTCGAGTAACATCTTTGAAAGGATtacatttgattaattttgatcCTTCAGCAGTGACAGCTGACGAAAAAGCTATTAACGAGTATAATCGGCTAAGATATAAATACAAACCAGacgtagaaataatttctattcaaAGAGAACGTCATTCCaaagtgaaagatattccATGGGTATTGTCGAAACTAGTCGAAGCCTTTCAAGAGAATGGTCAGCAAAAtcaaatgttacaaataaataccacTTGGGTTTTACGTGGTTttcaaaatacaaataatgttTCATGTTACGCTAATACAGTTGTACAATGTCTATTGCATTTAAATGCCATTAGAAAGCAATTgcttaattgtgataaatcaaatattttacgtatgttAATGCATCGATATGAATATAGaatgagtaatttaaatacatatgatgTTCGACAAGATTTAGGAGAATCGTTTTCAATGAACGAAAAACTAGATGCATTAAAGTTTCTAACAATTTTGTGTACAAGGTACGAGTGTATAAGAGAATCAGTAGAGCATGAGGTTACTTCTTCTACTCGGTgtgttatttgtcaatatacaaaaacaatttgttctaataatttatttatttcaatacctattaataatttgaagaaaaaaagctaTAACTTGAAAGAGTTATTAGATGTTACATTTGCACATTGGAATCAATCAGAAACCGGGTCATGTGAAAATTGTAcaggaaataatatattgtttaaaaatgaattaacattaacaaaagatataattattattcatgttgcattattttcgcaaaaagaagataaagtaataaaaacaaaacgtaaCTTTAATATATCTTCTATTCCAACGACTAAAGTACTGGTAGCTGGACAAtcatataaagttataaatggtatattttataatggtTTAAGTATTGATAAAGgacattatacaaatatttgtagaGAAGAATCATCTAATAGTTGGATCAAAATTGATGACACGCAAATGAGAAAAAGACAATGGCCCAAAGGTGCTAAAgatctttatatactttttttacaaaaaattgatagaaataaatatatttaacaaattgcataTATGGATCAAGAAGTAAtcattaataacaaaaatgtaaaaaaatctgattgatatttaatttagacatttataaaaaatttgttaaaaaataatgatacgaattaaatttgatatggTGTTTACTAAATTGTAAAGTAGATTTTTCTGCTGAACGTagccaaagatttttctcgagaatCTCGagttatgataaaatataagtttttaaaggattatatatagaaaatgatTTGTTGAACCGTTGTTGAGATTACAAATTTATGTGAAACCGTACAAGGATGAACCTAGGTTTGTCTTGATACTTTTAACTtggagtaatttttttaataaaatcttctctaaaaaaattttaatacaatttaaatttaaaatatttaaaataaactttacaatttttattaaaaatgcgtcaatcaattttaatacttttataatagttgcaaagcagttttttctgctgaacgaagccaaagatttttctcgagaaatttGAGTAGTGAtaaacaaaactaaatattgcaaacctatataaaaacgtatgaggcgtcaaataataatattacaacggagagacgaaaagaattaatttggtgcgtctcacgagTTTAGGCGTTGGATGGGGCccattctattttctataatattacaaatatatgtcGAACTGTACAAGTATGACACAAGTTCACCCCGAACTTGTTATagcatcaattttatcaaacatttttctaaaaagtatcaatcgtacagcaaaaatagatacaacaaaaaaagtgtattttatgtacaaagttataatataaagaaacacGTTTAAAAAGCGATCGGTTAGACCGTTGTTGAGATTCAAACATCTCAATAGCTCAGAATAAAAGATCTCGCGTAATGACACAATCGATCACGCTGCTTGTGCACGTAACGTAGAACACTAACGTGTCTctagattattatattataactacaaaataaatgatatcTTTTCCAAAAACTtatcttcttaaaaaaaaaggtttaaaaaaagcgtcaagtataagcgcgtgagaaccttttttaaaaacgttttaagcaaaaccaagactccccccaaaaaaattataactacaaaataaatgatattcccccccccccaaaaaaactgaccttttttaaaaaaaaatgttcaaaaaaagcgccaagtataggcgagcgagaaaagcgtcctcgaaaaagtttttaagcaaaaccaagactctcccaaaaaaagactcccttaaaattatactccccaaaaatagaatataaaatgtgcactttaataacaaatactctttataaaactaatgaaatcaaataaatgcgccaagaacctgaagaaaataaaaaattatatttaaacaaaatcaagatttcccccaaaaaagactcctccaaaatagaacataaaatgtgtactttaataataacaaatactctttataaaactaatgagatcaaataattgcgccaaaaacctgaagaaaatagaaaattatatttaagtaaatccAAGACTCCCCCTAAAAAAAACTtctcccaaaaaaagactcccttaaaattcggaaattattagaaatattaataatattagaacTTTGCGCGGAAATTTTGTACGAAATTCACACAAttcaaaattgcaaaaaacCCGTATGTTGGCAAATTATAAGTAttccaataaaataaaaaagtgttAATAATATGTGTGTAAAATGTACGTTGTGTTTGTGTGTTTTGCGTGTGTATATTGCATTCAATTTATGttcatgtttttttattacgattatgCTCATTGTTTTTTAGAGACGCGTAAAATTgtaatgtacaaaattgttatGTGTGAATGGGAGTGTGTTTAATGATGTAGTGgcttgtatataaaattagcgGTATGTAacgctttttatctttaaaagaaaGTGTATATATCGCTAGTTTTTTATACTTTGCATCACATTTTTTACCCACACCGGATATTGATTCATCAAACATAGAATATTTCAGCAATGTATTAAGACAACGTTGTACTATTGTTTCAATGTTATTGCAATTGTTGAAATGATACTGTAATGATACTGTAATATTCTACTGTTCGATGAGAAACAATTATAAGTTAATTCTTTGTACCTAAACTAGctgcattaattttaactagttacaaaattttcttttttttctaaatgtgCAGAAAAATAATCTGTCAGTATAGACTAATGCAGCCAATTCAGCTACAAAGAATAAACATTATACTTATatccgacagtccgcagtctgttatTAAGTGGAACGGAAAAATGTGTTgcaaagttataaaaatattgtataaagtaatattattttaagtattattattatatgagttagaagaaaggaaggagaaaaagatgTTGATTTACATAAACATgtaatattgcattatttaattaataaatgtaaaatctgTAATAACaactaattttataataaataataattgtaataattgacttcatcattaatatatattataattacaaagaaaaaaaaatatatatatatatgtggcGGATCCCTCCGACGCTACACGTCGGATGACGCCACCTCACACGTTACCGGCCGTGCGAAGGAGGAAGCAAACTTTAATACCGcgacccttcttctaaataattatttactccGTGATCGGACTTTGAAATGGACTTTGTCTCGGGACTTTCCTCAACGAACTTCCGGGACTATCCCGATTTACTTTTCAGAGACAATAGCTCTGAAGGCTCGTTGCATCAGCCGAGCCCTCAGAGTCCCTTCGAATCTCATAGCGAGCACATCGCTCAGTTGTCGTCTTCTACGACACTTTACATTGTATAATTCGTTCGTATCACCGCGCTTCAGTTTGTGCATCAAGTGCATGTGTGCTAATTCACTCTGCGTTTtcaagcctggccaggctcTATTGCGTACACGAATTGCGAGCAGCGAAAAACGAATTGCGAACCGCAAGCTGTGAACTGCGAGTTCCTTGCGCTTGCTGCCGACAACATTCTTCCGCCGTTGCGGAATTCAGATAAGTCAGACGCGGTCTATACTGATCCGCTTTTGTTTCCTCAATGAGAGGACTGCTTCTCTTTATAATTtgcgctttatttttttatcgtttttgtcattgcttgttattttctttacttgtttattaaatatatctgatCTTATTTTGTAAACTTGTCAAGTGTCTGTCTTTATGTCTTAAACTGTGACCCCCTTATtctgcgcgacttgtagcgccggctggacaccgtcaacgtccacatatatagtaataataagcacgtgcgcgcgcgcacgcgttaTGGTTTGAATTTCGCGCAACATCATACGTCATCGCTTTTAGTACACTATTTCCGGGGGGCATGCGATAGAGGCGCTGAAAATCGGTCCCCACTTTTTACAAGAGCGAGTTCGCCCACTCTGTTATTGGTTCCCTCATTTGCGAAAAAAAGTGGCCGATTACGTAGCTAACTGCTTTACCTGCCTTATGGCAAACCAATCACGTCACAgccgagaaagagaaacacaTTTCTATCCCGATGCGAACGCCCCTCGAGGTTCTGCATATGGACCATTTCGACCCGCTGGCCGACTCGGAGAACGGTTGCCGCCACGTTCTGGTATTCATCGATGCATATACCCGATTCACGTGGCTCTTTCCAACAAGATCGACGAGCGCGAAGGAGGTGACGGCCAAATTCAAAGAAATTTGCAACATGTTCGGCAACTCGAAAAACGTGGTGTTGGACCGCGGGACCGCGTTTACCTCGCGCgaatttaaaaatttcgcgGAAGCGAGAGGCATCCGGTGTCGAcgggtggcggtggcggctcCTTGGGCCAACGGAATGGCCGAACGAGTAAACCGGTTTTTGAAAAGTTCACTTTGTAAAACGTCGGAAAACCCTTCAGATTGGGAGGCACATCTGGGGACCGTACAGTACGTCCTTAATAATACGCGGCACTCGTCTCTTAAATCGACTCCGGCCAAACTAATGTTCGGTTTTGATCAAAGAAGCCACACCGACGCGGCTTTCGCGCGTTTTACTCGGACCCTAGCGAGAGTTGACGAGGACGTGGAGCGCAAGCGGGAAATGTCAAGGGACATCGCCGAACGCACGACGGATCGCATTCGCGAGTACAATAAGGCTTACGTGGACGCAAAATTTCGAAAACCAACACAATATACCAAAAGCGACTTGGTTTTGGTGCGGGATTCGCGGGTAAAACCGGACGAGAATGCAAAACTAAAACCGACGTACAAAGGCCCGTATCAAAAAACCAGAAATCTCGGTAACAATCGTTACGTTGTTAAGGACATACCGGGTTTCAACCAGGGACCGCGCCCACTGGACACGGTACTGTCGGCCGAAAAGATTAAGCCGTGGGTGCGACTTAAAGAGCCACCGCGAGAGGAGCAAGCAGAAGCGGCAGCCGAACTAGAGGGAGACAGCATCAAAGTGCTAGCTGACGCCGAGCgtaataatgaattaatgtaattataaatgtaaaaaaaaaccgagcgtaataataaatcaatgtaattataaatgtaaaaaaaaaaaaaaaaaaaaaagagagagaacgtaAATAAAGCGGAGTGGCCTCAATTTTTATAAGTCACCAATTTCGCAGCCGAAATTAGTAGCGCAGGATGGCCGAGCTGTAAGCGACGGTTTTAAATACTACAGCGGAAAAATAGCAACGGCCACGCGATTGATTATGTTGTGCTACCGACGATCGTATGTAGGGCCGCGTGTTCCCGGCGTGATGCCGCTGTAAGAAGTATCGACGATAACAGAGAAAATATTCGGGAACACTCGTCGCACGgtagcgagaaagagaggtgTCTCCCGAGTATTTAAGGCAAGCTCTAGGAATGCGAGGGGCTTTTAGTCGGAATAATAAGAAGTAAGAGTCGTGTCGATTGGAGTTTTTGTCGAGTCGAAATTGTCGAGAATAATAGTCGGGTATCTTCGTTATTTGTGTATTGTAAAATCGTGTTCGTCCTTTTTGAGTCAATTAAAATAGTGGTGTTAATTAAACGTACCCGTGGTTTAATctccctaaaaaaaaaagagaagcttTCAGATGCACCCTGCAAAACTCGAACATATGTCGGGACTACAAGGTGGGCAGGTGCACGAGGGTAGATTGCCAACGTCGGCATATCGGGCACAAAGAAAAACTGGAGTGTATAGTGTGCTGCGAAAATATCGTGGAGAACACATTCGGTGCGTCAAGCTGCGGACACATTTATTGCTACACGTGCGCACTGAAATGTTAAGGGCTTCCGCGGCAATATCAGCTTTTGACGGTTGTGCCCGATAGGCCGATCTATTACTAGTGTAGGTTGCCAGGGTGTTTGTAGGAAAGGTAGTAGGCTATGAATTTTGATGAGGTATATTTACAGTTAGGAGAGGGTTTATACAGGTaagtatttcttatttttaggTTTGTCTTGTGCGCCTCACGTCTGAGGCGCGTTTCCAAAATGCCGCAACTTAATGTAGGCGGCGTTCTCTGTATGATAGGTGGAGCGCTGTAAGCGTCACCTTTATTGGGCCCCAACGTTCGTCACCTGGCAGGATCCACGGCTTCTCTTCTTCAACCTCCGTTTGAGTCGTAGCGTGCGAGATCTTAGGACTAGTAGGCTCCGTCTGCGTAGCTATACTTCGGCTAGTCACTCGTTTCTGCCTTTTCACCGGTGGAAGCTCTATTGGGTGGAGGATCTACTTTCTAAATGAGATTCCTGGATCTAGCGGTCTGCTCTTCAGCGGAGGCGGAATCAGCGGAAGTCGGATGGTCCGGATCTTCAGAGGAGGTTAGATGGTCTGAATCTGCAGCACCACCGGTTTCTGCGGTATCTCCTTGGTGGATTCCTTGGCTGCTTAACTTGCTGGCTTCCCAAAGGTCTCCTTTAGAGGTGAGATGAGCTTCGGTGGTGTTGGCCAAGCAGGTGGATCTGTAGTGCTGTCCGGCGAACTACTACTGATAATCGCCGGAGTGATTGGCGCCTTCCTTTTGCGACTCCGTCGGGTCTTCTTCTTCGGAAAGGTCTTACTCTCGGGTGGTGCAGAGTTACTTTTTATATGTCTGATCTTCAAAATACCTTGGGAGCTATCTCTAGTGATGCTTCACCTTGGCAGGTTTCAATCGTGAGGACTAGCTTCGGAGCGTGTCCTTATATCCAAGGGTCAGGCGTATTTTGCATGTGGGTGACACCTACGCCCTTGTGGCCATCTAGCGGTGGCGCCGCGAAGCGCTGGGGCGCCGCTTGCCGGTTTGCCATTTTTTGGCGCGTGGTGCGTGGGTGGCGAACGCGAGCAGTCGCCACACTAGATACGCACAGTTGTATTAAAGCTTGTGTCGTtttgcttatgttgttttttgtagtcgtttttgttttttgttgttttgGTTTTGTAATCGTTTTGCTTTTTGTCGTTTTTTATGCTaatatcgttttttattttcttaatcttCACGTTAATGtaatttgctatttttattttttataaatatcactagtgtagttttttttatgtaatatctATAGTATCGTTTAAGTTTTAGTATATAAGTTATTAAtctaagatataaaaataaaaaataaataaataaataaaaaatataattattaatctaaaacaaaaaataaaaaaaatgaatatgaCGTAAAACatgttttattacttttttgtaCATAGAaatctttttagaaattaaaaactaaacttacaaactaatttacatatgtataattactttttttacataaaaatctttttataaaattaaaaaaacttaagatatataaaataaatatgattgtGGCGACCGCTCGCGCTTACGGCCCACGCATTAGCACCAACAGTATGGCAGCCCGGCGCTCCGGCGCTTCGCGGCGCCACCACTAGGTGGCCACAAGAGCGTGGGTGTAACCCACGAGTAAAATTATTGTGACCTCTAGATATAAGGATGCGCTCCACAGGGAGTCGACAccagtggtcgcagatttcagacgggcaacatacgcacactaggcacaatgccCTGTCCGTGTGCGCCCGCAGTGCCTGTTAACGCCTCGACCGTCGTCGGCTTCTGGAAGAGCGCAGACGTATATGTTTCACTCTCTCGTGAGTTTATCACGACGTCAGCTGTAGTTTTAGAGAACGAGAGAGTGAAACATATACGTCTGCGCTTTTCCAGCAGCCGACACCGGCCGAGGCGTTAGCAGGCGCTGCGTGCGCACACTGACACGGTattgtgcctagtgtgcgtatgttgcccgtctgaaatctgcgaccactggTCGATACGATTAATCCCACTGAGAAGTGCACTCTACGTAGTAGCACCCGAGGCATTTTGGAAAGTAATCGTGCGCTGCCTGCTCATAGAGGCTTTATCGTCCTCTCCGGAGATCATCATACAGCCGCCACGCAAGAAGACCAGAAGGAGCAGAAAGAAGAGGGCCCCGATCACACCTGCCTTGGTATCCAGCTCGCCTGACAGTACAACGAACATTTCATTCTGGCCGATACCGTCGCTGTTGTCACCGCCTCTGCTTCACTCTTTGGAATAAAAGAGTCAACGGAGAAACCGACCAAGATACCTGCGGAAAAGACAGCCAAGCCGAAGGAGCCATTCGCAACGAAGAAACCTACGACAAAGCCAACCATATTAAGCATCCAGACTATTCCACCTGCAGTCAAAGTTAAGCCGTTGGACGCCGGGATCTCTTTTACAGAGTGTGCCCTGCACCCAATTGACCTCTCGCCGGCAAAAGAACGCCCACCGAGAAAATGCACTGTAGCAGCGGCAACACAGACGGATCCTCCGCCATCTCTAACAAACGCGGAGACAGAcagagaaggaggaggaagagcCGTGGGTGCTGTCCGGCGACGAAAAGTGGGGGCCGATCAAGATGACATTGACACCGCCCCACATTAGCTACCGCGAACGCCGACTTAACTAAAGCGGCATTTTTAACGCGCCTCTTTAAAGGCGCACGAGACAAACCTAAAAAGAACTGTACATATAGACTTAAGAACTGTAAATATATCCTCTCACAATTATCACCTACTTCCTTTCCTAAGAACACCTTGGCAACCtacaatgatataaaattaaaacttgagATATATATGAAATGAATATAATGTAAgattacttaaaattaa contains:
- the LOC139105601 gene encoding uncharacterized protein, producing the protein MLQLDEALTCGEVDKLKKIISSVQEKADMYKHQQTDIIMSDDDIIFKYQNAFKALKKRSVDTPRYICISCERLCYKTNISKVNNKIQTRRNNPIWNDLMAYIEKEKINSEYICRYCDKKFRSGLLPPYYILNNLLANNVPECISSLNEFEKILIQRAKAFQTVVKMGTVFHEVIPERQKIQKVKDSTFYLPLPLEKTFNKLCAKTDPINLNSELCILVRNIPTKSKVIWEDLVNLRKIYQASKWLTERNFLYSGIVLPDTHNQLNLGNFNNMTVTVTTNNILYIHYMKKKENKTATALYQMLKIQNVPLDNREKNLDLMCFPDLYPFGKNGQYDEERPIKLQKHEYIKCRLTSKYPQFRLNQQYLFYLLHRANIRQLNRGIYHKMNIIDSRSRYTAVEYLEAMSKELLKSNLNAIFSALRNTEQYWRRPRSDLDCMTRHYGPATWFLTLSPSEWLWDDLGEYIREVNGWQDCSLSTSVLVAKDPISTSRFLDNKFRAMIDFICSKDFPIGEVTHYFWRREYQSRGIQHFHLLIWIKNAPIFGESSVEVSKFILQYISCKKPDENIAPLLYSRVDKHQQHRHNDYCLRSKKVGRKVVRRCRFGFPRPVTKILYMRNVATAIAGRKQLKHKSRLYDLPRTKDEVDINDYNPVLLTAWERNMDIQFIGEKSTLLTWYITKYVNKAGKSELSDFNLENCKNNKSKSLASVLWNYSLRFLTNRECGALEAADTLLSIPLYGTDCNTTIKWLNVNRIRQKKLKSRKEIEALDEESTDLFCSALVDDYYPNRVEELESVSLYEFAQWYDVTTTEPKNNLIEYYKIDSSHFLKRRQRACLINHYKYNVETQPEDYFFSLLLMFKPWRNLNNLKDNFDTYAEAFEKAKLHLTEALQYHEKVQELQKAFENAKQLVQQTDEELQQKNVSQDDPDNPIGIQNIEVGEAMQDFKNLGEKTDKNIDVSDMIAKLNADQLRVFDRVTDTVRSNASILRLYVSGEGESGKSFLIKTIKCWIKQNLNKDTALTAPTGIAAFNIDGLTVHRLLQLPVERGQTPKYKPLSTHVLKVLRTELKNVVLFIINEVSMISNLTLWYIHLRLTEIFDTNDIEDGWFGKKHILLFDDLLQLPPVREDYIFMQLSNDKFNKCVGSLTAINLWTMLFHYDELIINMRQQEDDTYRQLLSRIRIGSLTKFDYAVLKNKKISFKGNSLESRLKELCDYINNCSSNIVCLLPTRHMCDTLNKAMLSCTDSKEILLIAKDAIDCTSYLKKKVLKVLSNNDDDSSKTAGLSKEIVIKIGAKVMIRRNIDATLGLVNGTIATVVSIVRDISTDCVEKIKLLLPSGLEYLIKRVNVKFEVVDKAFVVRKQFPLCLSYGITIHKSQGLSLQSAVIDIGNCIFNCGQTYVALSRVTSLKGLHLINFDPSAVTADEKAINEYNRLRYKYKPDVEIISIQRERHSKVKDIPWVLSKLVEAFQENGQQNQMLQINTTWVLRGFQNTNNVSCYANTVVQCLLHLNAIRKQLLNCDKSNILRMLMHRYEYRMSNLNTYDVRQDLGESFSMNEKLDALKFLTILCTRYECIRESVEHEVTSSTRCVICQYTKTICSNNLFISIPINNLKKKSYNLKELLDVTFAHWNQSETGSCENCTGNNILFKNELTLTKDIIIIHVALFSQKEDKVIKTKRNFNISSIPTTKVLVAGQSYKVINGIFYNGLSIDKGHYTNICREESSNSWIKIDDTQMRKRQWPKGAKDLYILFLQKIDRNKYI